A genomic segment from Lutibacter sp. A80 encodes:
- a CDS encoding PLP-dependent aspartate aminotransferase family protein, whose amino-acid sequence MDKKNFETAAIRTQLERSQFQEHSTPMYVTSSFVFEDAEDMRASFSEEKDRNIYSRFSNPNTTEFVEKVIAMEGAEDGYAFATGMAAIFSTFAALLSSGDHIVSARSVFGSTHTLFTKYFPKWNIETSYFDINNPDEIESLIKPSTKILYAESPTNPGVDIIDLEVLAEIAKKHKLLLIIDNCFATPYIQQPIKFGADLVVHSATKLMDGQGRVLGGVVVGKSELVREIYLFSRNTGPAMSPFNAWTLSKSLETLAVRVDRHCENALKIAEALESNVNILKVKYPFLTSHPQYKIAKKQMKLGGNIIAIEVKGGIEAGRKFLNAIKMCSLSANLGDTRTIVTHPASTTHSKLSEKERLAAGITPGLVRISVGLENVNDILQDIEQALNS is encoded by the coding sequence ATGGATAAAAAGAATTTTGAAACAGCAGCCATAAGAACTCAATTAGAGCGATCACAATTTCAGGAACATTCTACACCTATGTATGTAACTTCGAGTTTTGTTTTTGAAGATGCAGAAGATATGAGGGCTTCTTTTAGTGAAGAAAAAGATAGAAATATTTATTCGCGTTTTAGCAATCCAAACACTACAGAATTTGTAGAAAAAGTAATTGCAATGGAAGGTGCTGAAGATGGTTATGCTTTTGCTACTGGTATGGCGGCTATATTTTCAACTTTCGCTGCGTTATTAAGTAGTGGAGATCATATTGTTTCTGCGCGTTCGGTTTTTGGGTCTACACATACCTTATTTACAAAATATTTTCCAAAATGGAATATAGAAACGTCATACTTTGATATTAACAATCCAGATGAAATTGAAAGTTTAATAAAACCTTCAACAAAAATATTATATGCAGAATCACCTACAAATCCGGGTGTAGATATTATAGATTTAGAAGTGTTGGCAGAAATAGCAAAAAAACACAAGCTACTATTAATTATTGATAATTGTTTTGCAACACCATATATTCAACAACCAATTAAGTTTGGAGCAGATTTAGTTGTACATTCTGCAACTAAGTTAATGGATGGACAAGGAAGGGTTTTAGGAGGTGTTGTAGTTGGTAAGTCAGAACTGGTTAGAGAAATTTATTTATTTTCACGTAATACTGGGCCGGCAATGTCGCCATTTAACGCTTGGACTTTAAGTAAAAGTTTAGAAACTTTGGCTGTAAGGGTTGACAGACATTGCGAAAATGCACTTAAAATTGCTGAGGCGTTAGAAAGTAATGTAAATATTTTAAAGGTTAAATATCCATTTTTAACATCGCATCCTCAATATAAAATTGCCAAAAAGCAAATGAAGCTAGGTGGAAATATTATTGCTATTGAAGTAAAAGGAGGGATTGAAGCTGGAAGGAAGTTTTTAAATGCTATTAAAATGTGTTCGCTTTCGGCTAACTTAGGAGATACTAGAACAATTGTAACGCATCCAGCATCAACAACACATAGTAAATTAAGTGAAAAAGAACGTTTAGCCGCCGGAATTACTCCAGGGTTAGTTCGAATTTCAGTTGGATTGGAGAATGTGAATGATATACTTCAAGATATAGAACAAGCCTTGAATAGCTAA
- a CDS encoding DUF2061 domain-containing protein, which produces MILDQLFILNKTPKAKSTAQSKDSEKPLRSIVKTISWRVIGTLDTVLISWLVTGHIALALSIGSIELITKMVLYFFHERIWNKIKWGK; this is translated from the coding sequence ATGATACTAGATCAATTATTTATTTTAAACAAAACACCAAAGGCTAAAAGTACAGCACAATCGAAAGATTCTGAAAAACCTTTACGTAGTATTGTAAAAACTATTAGTTGGAGAGTTATTGGAACTTTAGATACAGTGCTAATTTCTTGGTTGGTTACAGGGCATATTGCCTTAGCTTTATCAATTGGTTCCATTGAGTTAATAACAAAAATGGTATTGTACTTTTTTCACGAAAGAATTTGGAATAAAATAAAATGGGGAAAATAA
- a CDS encoding phosphoadenosine phosphosulfate reductase family protein: MKDYNIEQINEDLKGKSPQEIITWALSIAKNPVITTNFRPYEVAILHACTQIEPELKVIWCDTGYNTPQTYKHANELIHSLGLNVHLYVPKQTTAHRDSVMGIPQIEDPQHKIFTEQVKLEPFNRAMAEHKPDVWFTNLRNGQTAFRNSINVVSLSKDGVLKVSPFYNYTDAQLDAYLEENELPNEFTYFDPTKVLENRECGLHS, from the coding sequence ATGAAGGACTATAATATAGAACAAATAAATGAAGATTTAAAAGGTAAATCTCCACAAGAAATTATTACTTGGGCATTATCAATAGCAAAAAACCCAGTAATTACCACAAATTTTAGACCGTATGAAGTTGCTATTTTACATGCCTGTACGCAAATTGAACCAGAGTTAAAAGTAATTTGGTGCGATACAGGTTATAATACGCCGCAAACTTATAAACATGCAAATGAACTAATACATTCTTTAGGTTTAAATGTACATTTATATGTGCCAAAACAAACAACAGCGCATAGAGATTCAGTTATGGGAATTCCTCAAATTGAAGATCCTCAGCATAAAATATTTACAGAGCAAGTAAAGTTAGAACCTTTTAATAGAGCAATGGCTGAGCATAAACCAGATGTTTGGTTTACAAACTTAAGAAACGGTCAAACTGCTTTTAGAAATAGTATTAATGTGGTTTCATTAAGTAAAGATGGTGTTTTAAAAGTAAGTCCTTTTTACAATTATACAGATGCACAATTAGATGCATATTTAGAAGAAAACGAGTTGCCGAATGAGTTTACATATTTCGATCCAACAAAAGTATTAGAAAATAGAGAATGTGGTTTACATTCATAA
- the cysD gene encoding sulfate adenylyltransferase subunit CysD has translation MTDKLYINQLENEAIYIIREVAAQFKKPVLLFSGGKDSITLVRLAQKAFYPAKIPFPLMHIDTGHNFPETIEFRDRLVKELGLELIVRNVQDSIDQGKVKEESGRYSSRNMLQTTTLLDAIEEFKFDACIGGARRDEEKARAKERIFSVRDDFGQWDEKNQRPELFDMLNGQIDFGQNVRVFPISNWTELDVWTYIEREDLEIPSIYFSHPRKTFVRDGLIWSASEHVYRDEEEEVAERIVRFRTVGDMSCTAAVASYAETISEVVAEIRDSSISERGARIDDKRSEAAMEERKQQGYF, from the coding sequence ATGACAGATAAATTATACATAAATCAATTAGAAAACGAGGCAATTTATATTATAAGAGAAGTTGCTGCACAGTTTAAAAAACCTGTGTTGTTATTTTCCGGAGGAAAAGATTCTATAACGTTGGTTAGATTGGCTCAAAAAGCTTTTTATCCTGCAAAAATTCCATTTCCATTAATGCATATAGATACAGGACACAATTTTCCTGAAACTATTGAATTTAGAGATCGATTGGTAAAAGAATTAGGTTTAGAATTAATTGTTAGAAATGTTCAAGATTCTATTGATCAAGGAAAAGTAAAAGAAGAATCTGGAAGGTATTCTAGTAGAAATATGTTGCAAACAACAACACTTTTAGATGCTATTGAAGAATTTAAATTTGATGCTTGTATTGGTGGAGCACGTAGAGATGAAGAGAAAGCAAGAGCAAAAGAACGTATTTTTTCTGTACGTGATGATTTTGGTCAGTGGGATGAAAAAAACCAACGTCCAGAATTATTTGATATGTTAAACGGACAAATAGACTTTGGTCAAAATGTACGTGTTTTTCCAATTTCTAACTGGACAGAATTAGATGTTTGGACATATATTGAACGTGAAGATTTAGAAATTCCTTCAATTTATTTTTCACATCCAAGAAAAACATTTGTTCGCGATGGTTTAATTTGGTCTGCTTCAGAACATGTGTACCGAGATGAAGAGGAAGAAGTAGCAGAACGTATTGTTCGTTTTAGAACCGTTGGAGATATGAGTTGTACCGCAGCAGTAGCTTCTTATGCCGAAACAATTAGTGAAGTGGTTGCTGAAATTAGAGATTCTAGTATTTCAGAAAGAGGTGCAAGAATTGATGATAAACGATCGGAAGCAGCAATGGAAGAGCGTAAACAACAAGGGTACTTTTAA
- a CDS encoding sulfate adenylyltransferase subunit 1 — protein sequence MEVLKIATAGSVDDGKSTLIGRLLYDTKSLTDDKLEAIERSSKQKGYDYLDFSLATDGLVAEREQGITIDVAHIYFSTATKSYIIADTPGHVEYTRNMVTGASTSQVGVVLIDARHGVIEQTYRHFFINNLLRIKNVIVAVNKMDLVDFSEERYNEIKADFQKVVDKSDYEDQNITFIPVSALKGDNVVEESANMPWFAGKTLLQYLEEIDTEDIYNKGTVRFPVQYVIRPKTSAYHDFRGYAGKVYGGELNVGDEVVILPSKTKSKIKEIFFYDKKYKTAARRSSVTVTLEDDVNVSRGDMIVRENELPKIEKKFTATVTWMDNENLTPGSKYVLQHGVNKVLAKVGAIHNKINPDYSGIETGVDSLTMNDIASVSFQLNKPIFLDSFKKHRTNGSFILIDPQTNNTAGVGFIE from the coding sequence ATGGAAGTTTTAAAAATAGCAACAGCAGGAAGTGTAGATGATGGAAAAAGTACATTAATTGGAAGATTATTGTACGACACAAAATCGTTAACAGATGATAAATTAGAGGCCATTGAACGTAGCTCTAAGCAAAAAGGGTACGATTATTTAGATTTTTCCCTAGCAACAGATGGTTTAGTAGCTGAAAGAGAACAAGGAATTACTATTGATGTAGCTCATATTTATTTTTCAACTGCAACAAAAAGTTATATAATTGCCGATACTCCAGGACACGTAGAATATACACGTAATATGGTTACAGGTGCATCTACATCGCAAGTTGGAGTGGTTTTAATTGATGCGCGTCACGGTGTTATTGAACAAACCTATCGTCATTTTTTTATCAATAATTTATTGAGAATTAAAAATGTAATTGTAGCGGTAAATAAAATGGATTTAGTTGATTTTTCTGAAGAAAGATATAACGAAATTAAAGCAGATTTTCAAAAGGTAGTTGATAAAAGTGATTACGAAGATCAAAACATTACATTTATTCCTGTAAGTGCTTTAAAAGGTGATAATGTTGTTGAAGAATCAGCAAATATGCCTTGGTTTGCAGGTAAAACTTTATTGCAATATCTAGAAGAAATTGACACCGAAGATATTTATAATAAAGGAACAGTCCGTTTTCCAGTACAATATGTAATTCGTCCAAAAACATCAGCATATCACGATTTTAGAGGGTATGCAGGTAAAGTATATGGAGGTGAATTAAATGTGGGAGATGAAGTGGTTATTTTACCATCAAAAACTAAATCTAAAATTAAAGAAATTTTCTTTTACGATAAAAAATATAAAACTGCAGCTCGTAGATCATCGGTAACAGTTACACTAGAAGATGATGTAAATGTAAGTAGAGGAGATATGATTGTGAGAGAAAATGAATTGCCTAAAATTGAAAAAAAGTTTACAGCAACTGTAACCTGGATGGATAACGAAAATCTAACACCTGGTTCAAAATATGTTTTACAACATGGTGTAAATAAAGTATTGGCTAAAGTTGGTGCTATTCACAATAAAATAAATCCAGATTATTCTGGAATTGAAACAGGAGTTGATAGTTTAACAATGAATGATATTGCATCTGTTTCATTTCAATTGAATAAGCCAATCTTTTTAGATTCATTTAAAAAACACAGAACTAACGGGTCTTTTATATTAATAGATCCTCAAACTAATAATACGGCAGGAGTCGGTTTTATTGAGTAA
- a CDS encoding HEPN domain-containing protein, producing MQSFRSEIENPIVERDIIELEKKIQQFYKGEIDEDRFRSLRLARGVYGQRQFGVQMIRIKLPYGRVTSEQLHRISNVSDEYSRGRLHITTRQDIQIHHVSLDRAPELWAELEKDDITLREACGNAVRNVTASETAGIDPEEPFDVSPYAQATFEFFLRNPICQELGRKFKISFSGTDKDTALSFMHDLGYIAKIKGGVTGFKVMLAGGLGSQARLADTLFEFIEADKIIPLTEAVLRVFDRYGERSRRAKARLKFLIKDIGFDAFVKLVEEEQKALSVKTYPIDTSNFDAEVDLSHVQIPTVEIKNEKAFEAWKAINVIPQKQKGLSAIGIKVHLGDFYTDKARILADLIKKYAGNEIRLTLRQNILIRHVKNELLPFFYVELEKLGFVDLGYESTLDITSCPGTDTCNLGIASSTGISVALENVLKNEYPQYANNKNITIKISGCMNSCGQHTMAHIGFQGMSIKSGNLVAPALQVLLGGSVLGDGKGRIANKVLKIPSKRGPNALRSILNDYEANVLANESFIDYYDRQGERYFYNLLKPLSDTTNLEQKDFIDWGSEQAYEKAVGVGECAGVVIDLIATLLLESEEKLENASESLKLNQYSDSIYYAYSSIVNTAKALLTSEEKKTNTHVGIISQFDQFFGDKIDLGVPFSTLIYQIKNNEPTKEFAQKYLSDAQLFYKKANDYRTKTVSNEN from the coding sequence ATGCAAAGCTTTAGAAGCGAGATCGAAAACCCGATCGTCGAGAGGGATATTATTGAACTAGAAAAAAAGATTCAACAGTTTTATAAGGGTGAAATTGATGAAGATCGATTTAGAAGTTTACGTCTTGCAAGAGGTGTTTATGGTCAACGCCAATTTGGTGTTCAAATGATTCGTATAAAGTTACCTTACGGAAGAGTTACAAGTGAACAATTACATAGAATCTCTAATGTTTCAGATGAATATTCTAGAGGAAGATTGCATATTACTACGCGTCAAGATATTCAAATTCATCACGTTAGTTTAGATAGAGCTCCAGAATTATGGGCAGAATTAGAAAAAGATGATATTACCTTGCGTGAAGCTTGTGGAAATGCTGTTAGAAATGTAACTGCAAGTGAAACTGCAGGTATTGATCCAGAGGAACCTTTTGATGTTTCTCCGTATGCACAAGCTACTTTTGAATTCTTTTTAAGAAACCCAATCTGTCAAGAACTTGGTAGAAAATTTAAAATTTCTTTTTCAGGAACCGACAAAGATACGGCTTTAAGTTTTATGCACGATTTAGGTTATATTGCTAAAATTAAAGGTGGTGTAACTGGTTTTAAAGTGATGCTTGCTGGTGGATTAGGGTCGCAAGCTAGATTAGCAGATACACTTTTTGAATTTATTGAAGCTGATAAAATTATACCTTTAACTGAAGCTGTTTTACGTGTTTTTGATAGGTATGGAGAACGTTCTAGAAGAGCAAAGGCACGTTTAAAATTTTTAATAAAAGATATTGGTTTTGATGCATTTGTAAAATTGGTTGAAGAAGAGCAAAAAGCATTATCAGTAAAAACATACCCGATAGATACTTCTAATTTTGATGCTGAGGTAGATTTATCTCATGTTCAAATTCCAACAGTAGAAATTAAAAATGAAAAAGCTTTTGAAGCTTGGAAAGCAATAAATGTAATTCCTCAAAAACAAAAAGGTTTAAGTGCTATTGGAATAAAAGTGCATTTAGGAGATTTTTACACCGATAAAGCTAGAATTTTAGCAGATTTAATTAAAAAATATGCAGGTAATGAGATTCGTTTAACATTACGTCAAAATATATTAATTCGTCATGTAAAAAATGAATTATTGCCTTTTTTCTATGTAGAGTTAGAAAAATTGGGTTTTGTAGATTTAGGGTACGAAAGTACGTTAGATATTACATCGTGTCCAGGAACAGATACTTGTAATTTAGGTATTGCAAGTAGTACCGGAATTTCTGTGGCATTAGAAAATGTATTGAAAAATGAATACCCTCAATATGCAAACAATAAAAATATTACCATAAAAATTAGTGGTTGTATGAATTCTTGTGGACAACATACAATGGCGCATATTGGTTTTCAAGGTATGTCTATTAAATCTGGAAATTTGGTAGCTCCAGCTTTACAAGTATTATTAGGAGGAAGTGTTTTAGGAGATGGAAAAGGTAGAATTGCCAATAAAGTATTAAAAATACCAAGTAAACGAGGTCCAAACGCATTGCGTTCAATTTTAAATGATTATGAGGCAAATGTTCTAGCTAACGAAAGTTTTATAGATTATTACGATCGCCAAGGTGAGCGTTATTTTTATAACCTGTTAAAACCTTTGTCAGATACAACTAACTTAGAGCAAAAAGATTTTATTGACTGGGGAAGTGAGCAAGCTTATGAAAAAGCAGTTGGAGTAGGAGAATGTGCTGGTGTAGTTATAGATTTAATTGCAACGTTATTATTGGAAAGCGAAGAAAAATTAGAAAACGCTTCAGAATCTTTAAAATTAAATCAGTATTCAGATAGTATTTATTATGCATATTCAAGTATTGTTAATACTGCAAAAGCTTTGCTAACTTCAGAGGAAAAGAAAACCAATACACATGTTGGTATTATTTCTCAGTTTGATCAGTTTTTTGGAGATAAAATTGATTTAGGTGTGCCTTTTTCAACATTGATTTATCAAATAAAAAATAATGAACCAACTAAAGAATTTGCTCAAAAATATTTGAGCGATGCACAGTTGTTTTATAAAAAAGCAAATGATTATAGAACTAAAACTGTGAGTAATGAAAACTAA
- the cobA gene encoding uroporphyrinogen-III C-methyltransferase — MKTKLEKKVTLVGAGPGDPDLITVKGVKALQKANVILYDALINRELLAYAPTAKKIFVGKRKGMHSFSQDQINELIVKSAFEYGNVVRLKGGDPFIFGRGTEEIDYIESFGIETEVVSGISSSMAVPASQGISLTKRGVAESFWVITGTTSEKKLSGDVYLAAQSTATVVILMGMSKLDEIVSVFKKYNKTEMPTAIIQNGTTKNEKLGLGTINTIEEVVAQKQLSSPAIIVIGEVVKESSKFHLFYKNVHSELLKEL; from the coding sequence ATGAAAACTAAATTAGAAAAAAAAGTAACTTTAGTTGGAGCTGGTCCTGGAGATCCAGATTTAATAACTGTAAAAGGTGTAAAAGCATTGCAAAAAGCCAATGTTATTTTATATGACGCTTTAATAAATAGAGAATTATTAGCGTATGCACCAACTGCAAAAAAGATTTTTGTTGGTAAACGTAAAGGAATGCATAGCTTTTCTCAAGATCAGATTAACGAGTTAATAGTTAAAAGCGCTTTTGAGTACGGAAATGTTGTCCGTTTAAAGGGAGGTGATCCTTTTATTTTTGGAAGAGGTACTGAAGAAATTGATTATATTGAGTCATTTGGTATAGAAACCGAAGTTGTTTCAGGTATTTCATCATCAATGGCTGTACCTGCAAGTCAAGGTATTTCATTAACAAAAAGAGGTGTTGCTGAGAGTTTTTGGGTAATTACAGGAACCACTTCAGAAAAAAAATTATCTGGCGATGTATATTTGGCGGCTCAATCAACAGCTACAGTTGTTATTTTAATGGGAATGAGTAAGTTGGATGAAATTGTTTCAGTTTTTAAAAAATATAATAAAACTGAAATGCCAACGGCAATTATTCAAAACGGAACAACAAAAAACGAAAAATTAGGATTAGGTACAATAAATACCATTGAAGAGGTTGTAGCTCAAAAACAACTGTCTTCACCTGCCATAATTGTTATTGGTGAAGTAGTTAAGGAAAGTTCAAAATTTCACTTATTTTATAAAAATGTTCATTCTGAATTGTTAAAAGAGTTGTAA
- a CDS encoding bifunctional precorrin-2 dehydrogenase/sirohydrochlorin ferrochelatase codes for MNQNELYPIFLKVSQLNVLIVGGGTVALEKLSFLLKSSPNAKVLVVSKEFDKNLLKLVEEHNVSTATAPYNKSALKNKQLVIAATNNKQVNKQIYLDAKSENILINVADTPELCDFYLGGIVTKGNIKIAISTNGKSPTLAKRLRQFFEDVIPENIDDLATNLNAFRKTIKGNFQEKVDTLNHLTKGIIDKEQ; via the coding sequence ATGAATCAAAATGAATTGTATCCTATTTTTTTAAAAGTGTCTCAACTAAATGTATTAATAGTTGGAGGTGGAACTGTAGCATTAGAAAAACTTTCGTTTTTGTTAAAATCGAGTCCTAATGCAAAAGTATTAGTGGTTTCTAAAGAGTTTGATAAAAATTTGTTAAAGCTGGTTGAAGAACATAATGTATCAACAGCGACAGCTCCATACAATAAATCTGCACTAAAAAATAAGCAGCTTGTTATTGCAGCAACTAATAATAAGCAAGTAAACAAGCAAATTTATTTAGATGCAAAATCAGAAAATATTTTAATAAATGTAGCAGATACTCCTGAATTATGCGATTTTTATTTAGGAGGTATTGTTACTAAAGGAAATATTAAAATAGCAATTTCAACTAACGGAAAATCACCTACATTAGCAAAGCGTTTACGTCAGTTTTTTGAAGATGTAATTCCTGAAAATATAGATGATTTGGCTACTAATTTAAATGCATTTAGAAAAACTATAAAAGGTAATTTTCAAGAGAAAGTAGATACTTTAAATCACTTGACTAAAGGTATAATTGATAAAGAGCAATAG